One window of Clostridia bacterium genomic DNA carries:
- the dctP gene encoding TRAP transporter substrate-binding protein DctP — protein sequence MKRRSVLVVAVVLVVALLSGLMVSCGGQKAGEQTGQQGTQTVVLKFASFQTGAYVDKEQAFVDRFNARCGPAYRIEYYPSEQMVGMAELLDAGRTGVADLVSLVPNAYAAHDPRLGAIELPFLFNNIDAHVEALPKLAPLYNEVLEQQFNQKLLCVHNFTATELLSTRPVKTMEDWRGLVVHAVSPVISNVVTSLGGSAVSRPFPEAYELLQKKTVEATFNAPGMITTYKLNEVAKNLTVAYFSAAMHGISVNLNSWNKLPADVQKALVEEAEAYARDMDEWCKGDEYEGALKRLEQAGVQVYQVPNAERERWKEACRPYLEKQLQTLGDFGQQVLKIAEEVNQKHPIQ from the coding sequence ATGAAACGCAGATCGGTATTAGTCGTAGCGGTAGTCCTGGTGGTAGCCCTGCTGAGCGGGCTTATGGTTTCTTGCGGAGGACAGAAAGCCGGGGAGCAGACGGGACAGCAGGGTACGCAGACGGTGGTGCTCAAGTTCGCCAGCTTCCAGACCGGAGCGTATGTAGACAAGGAGCAGGCCTTCGTGGATCGGTTCAATGCCCGGTGCGGCCCTGCCTACCGCATAGAGTACTATCCCTCCGAGCAGATGGTAGGCATGGCCGAACTGCTGGATGCCGGCCGGACGGGCGTGGCGGACCTGGTCAGCTTGGTACCCAATGCCTATGCTGCCCACGACCCGAGGCTGGGCGCCATAGAGTTGCCCTTCCTGTTTAACAATATTGACGCGCATGTAGAAGCCCTGCCCAAGCTGGCGCCGCTGTATAACGAGGTGCTTGAGCAGCAGTTTAACCAGAAGCTTCTGTGCGTGCATAACTTCACCGCTACCGAGTTGCTGAGCACCCGTCCGGTGAAGACCATGGAGGACTGGCGCGGCCTGGTAGTCCATGCTGTGTCTCCGGTAATCTCCAATGTAGTGACCAGCCTGGGAGGCAGCGCCGTATCCCGTCCCTTCCCCGAGGCCTACGAGTTGCTGCAGAAGAAAACGGTAGAAGCGACTTTTAACGCCCCAGGTATGATAACCACGTATAAGCTGAACGAGGTGGCCAAGAACCTGACCGTGGCCTACTTCTCCGCCGCCATGCACGGCATATCGGTTAACCTGAATAGCTGGAACAAGCTCCCGGCGGACGTCCAAAAGGCCCTGGTCGAGGAAGCCGAAGCCTACGCCAGGGACATGGACGAGTGGTGCAAGGGCGATGAGTACGAGGGCGCGCTCAAGCGGCTGGAACAGGCCGGGGTCCAGGTATACCAGGTGCCCAACGCGGAGCGGGAACGCTGGAAAGAAGCGTGCCGGCCTTACCTTGAGAAGCAATTGCAGACTCTGGGCGATTTCGGGCAGCAGGTTCTGAAGATCGCCGAAGAGGTCAACCAAAAGCACCCGATTCAATAG
- a CDS encoding TRAP transporter small permease — protein sequence MADRSLPRVGRFIDRLTQVMLAASALSGVALAVVVTYGVFMRYVLRTAEPYSAELSAIILLFLALLAIPGVEALGRHVQNDMLSSHFPPRASTLVLQVLAPLVALLFVAVLIWKSTGNALYSLKIGQISASAWAVPLGPIKLIIPVGYIVLCLVIVQKLWRGVIGLTGRSSRDR from the coding sequence TTGGCGGACCGGTCCCTACCGAGAGTGGGGCGATTCATCGATCGCCTGACCCAGGTCATGCTGGCGGCAAGTGCCCTTTCGGGAGTGGCGCTTGCCGTGGTGGTGACCTACGGGGTGTTCATGCGTTATGTCCTCCGCACCGCCGAGCCTTATAGCGCGGAATTGAGCGCCATAATACTGCTGTTTCTGGCCTTACTGGCAATACCCGGCGTGGAGGCTTTGGGTCGACACGTCCAGAACGACATGCTGAGCTCCCACTTTCCGCCACGGGCAAGCACTCTGGTGCTGCAGGTTTTGGCTCCCCTGGTGGCGCTGTTGTTTGTGGCCGTATTGATCTGGAAGAGCACGGGAAATGCCCTGTATTCGTTAAAAATCGGGCAGATCAGCGCCTCGGCCTGGGCGGTGCCGCTGGGGCCGATCAAGCTTATCATACCTGTGGGCTACATCGTGCTCTGCCTGGTTATCGTCCAGAAGCTGTGGCGAGGCGTTATCGGGTTGACGGGCAGGTCGTCAAGAGACCGGTAG